In Sphingobacterium sp. SRCM116780, the genomic stretch CGCAATATTTTAGAGGCTAAATACAAACTAGGTTTATTTGACGATCCTTATCGGTATTGTAATGAAGAGCGTGCAAAAAAAGAAATTTTGAGTGCTGATCATCTTCAAAAAACACGTGAAGTTGCTGGTAAGTCATTTGTTTTATTAAAAAATGATAACCAAACTCTTCCTTTAGCAAAAAAAGGTAAAGTAGCTTTAATCGGCCCCTTGGGTAATACAGGCAGTAATATGCCTGGAACCTGGAGTGTGAGTGCTGATCTTGCGAAAACCCCTTCCCTACTTCAAGGGATGCGGGACGCACTAGGTAAACAAGTGGATATATCTTACACTTTGGGTAGTAATCTATTGGAAGATGCCACATACCAAGAGCGGGCAACGATGTTTGGTCGTACAATCCCTCGCGATGAGCGCGATGAAGCCAGCTTGATTCAAGAAGCAGTTGAAGCTGCAAATCATGCTGATGTCGTAGTTGCTGCATTGGGAGAAAGTTCTGAAATGAGTGGAGAAAGCTCTAGCCGAACAGAAATCGGGATACCTGCTATTCAACAAAGATTATTGCAAGCTTTACTAAAAACAGGAAAACCAGTTATTTTAGTTTTATTTACAGGTAGGCCGTTGACCTTAACTTGGGAACAAGAGCATGTTCCTGCGATCTTAAATGTATGGTTTGGTGGTACAGAAACAGGAAAAGCAGTAGCTGATGTTTTGTTTGGGGATGTCAATCCTTCAGGTAAGTTACCTGCAACGTTTCCAAAGAATGTGGGTCAAATCCCGTTATATTATAATGCGAAACACACAGGTCGTCCATTAGATACTACGCCTTGGTTCCAAAAATTCAAATCAAACTATTTAGATGTGGATAATAACCCTCTTTACCCTTTTGGATTTGGTCTGAGTTATTCTTCCTTCCAATATGATCATTTAAACGTAAGTCGCTCCGCATTTTCAAAAGGAGAAACGATACAAGTTTCTGTTGATGTTCAAAACACAGGTAAATATGATGGTGATGAAGTTGTACAACTTTATATTCATGATCTAGTGGGTTCTGTAACACGTCCTGTAAAAGAATTGAAAGGTTTTCAGAAAGTCCATTTCAAAGCTGGAGAAAAGAAAACTATTACTTTTCAGATCAGTGAAAATGATTTAAAATTCTATAATAATGAATTGCAATTCGTTTGTGAACCTGGACAGTTCGAGGTATTTATAGGTACAAATTCAAGAGATGTGTTGAAGGGTTCATTTGAATTCAAAAACTAATTTACGCTTCTTATAAACAAAAAAAAGCAGAACGATGTTCTGCTTTTTTTTGTTTACTTCAATTTAATGGCCATCGTAAATGAGCTTATTTCCAATCATCCGATTATTGTATTGTTGTTGAAAGGCTTTAAATTTAGTTTCCATTGTATCCAGTACGACAGGATGTTCATTTAGCAAGTCCTTCTTCATGAATCGATCTTCTTTTAGATTATGTAACGAAACATTTTTTGTTCCATCGTTAATCAGTAAATAATCTTTATAATAGAAATTATAGGTTCCTGCATTGTTATTTACGACAAAGTTTTCCTTTGTTGGATTCAAGGCATCAAAGCCAAATGCAAAATACGGTTTATCGTAGTTCAAATAATTCAATACAGTTGGCATAATATCAATCTGCTGTGCCAACTTATCAGCCCTACCCCTTAACTCTCCTCCAGGCGTATAGAGGATAATTGGAATAGCAAAACTATTGGCTGCAGTTTTGTATTCTGGCAATGCACTTACAGTAGCATGATCCGCACAAATCACAAACAATGTATTTTTGTACCAAGGCATAGTAGCGGCAGTTTTGAAAAATTGTCTTAACGCATTGTCGGTATAACCTATAGGCTCTTGTACAGGAAGTTCTCCTTTCGGAAATACACCTTGATATTTTTCAGGCACCTTAAACGGATGATGTGAGGACAATGAAAAGAAACTTGCAAAAAAAGGCTGTTTAAAAGTATTGATTTTATTGGCCATAAATTGCATAAAAGGTTCATCCCAAATTCCCCAAATACCATCGAAGTCTGCATCATTATTGTATTCATTCTTACCAAAATAATGCTGAATACCCGCTAATTTCATATATGCCGAAAAGCCCATGCTACCATTTGGAGCGCCATGAAAGAAGGCTGTTTCATAGCCCTCGTCTCCCAATAATTTCGCGATACTCGTTGTTTTGTTACCTGAATAAACCGATAATACAAAAGGTTCTCCTACAGAAGGAACTCCTGTGATGACAGATGGTAATGCATCGATTGATTTACGCCCATTGGCATATGTATGCTCAAAGGTATAGCCTTCTCGAATCAAAGAGTCCAAGAAAGGTGTAAATCCTTTGTAATTTCCTCCCTGAATATCTTTATTCAGTTCACCAAAATGTTCTTTGGCAAAACTTTCCAAAATCAAGAAAACCACATTCATTTTTTTGAAAGGGACTTTACTTTGTGGATAATGGATAGGATTATAAATGGCTGCAATCTCTTGATCAGAGTAGATATGAATGGGTTTTAAATTCACCGCTTTCAGCGTTTTCATTAAGCTAAAGGGGGTATTTAAAACAATATTCATCTCTTCTGGATTGATTACATAATCCCCGGCATTACTCAATGTAATCGGTCTTGTACTGTGTGCCCATCCACCACGAACTCCCCCTATAAAAAGAAAAATAGCAAATAAAAACATAACCGATTGCAGGCTATAGGTCGTCCATTTAAACGATACAGGACGTAGCACTTGCACGAGATGATATAATTTGATTAAACCATATACCAATAACGCAAATAGGATGAAGAGATACCAATAATCCAAACAGAAATCAAAGGCTAATTTCAGGAGATTTTCTTCATGTGCAAATTGATCAAATACGGTTCCTGTAGTACGTTTTAGGGTAAATGGGTAGTAAGCGAAATCAGCCAAATTTAAGGCTATACCTATAGCATTAGTGACAATAAAGATCCATTTCGCTACTTTTTGATACGTAAGATTATACTTAAATGGTGCTGGTATGATCTGTAACAGAATATAAAGGGCATTCAAATATAGCAATGCGACAAGATCAAACTTAACACCTCCCCATAGCATAAATAAAAGACGCTCTGTACTGATATTGGGAAATAAAGAGTGATTGATCCAATAAAAACCTAGTCTTAGAAAACAGTAAATCAATAACAAGAATAGGAATCGGATCACTAATCCTACATATGGTGCAAATGGACCTTTCAACTTTATCATTGTTTCTCGTTAATATTTTAAAAATTCTTTATAGACTTCTTGATAATAAGCTTTTCCAATATTCAATAAGCTATCTGTTTTTGCCGTTGAATAATGACTATTTTGTTTAAAATTGATAATTTTCCCCACATTATCAAAGCTCACCACCTGTTCTGGTGTAATAACTCCAAATGCATCTTTAGAATTATAAAATGCAATCTGAGGAGTTGTAGGATTAAACAAATCTCGACTCCAATGATATCTTGTGGAAGGAAGGTTTAATTGATGAAGCAGGGTGGCTACAATATCTGTTTGATTACCAATTCGATTAAATTTGCGTCCTCTAAACTCAGGTTTGATCACATCTCCAAAAAATAATAAGGGAATATGGAAACGGTTAGGTTGTGACAATTCCCATTTTTCAGCAGGTAACCGATGTCCATGGTCAGCAACAACAACAAATAAAGTATTTTTATACCAACTTTTTGCTTTTGCTTGGTTAATGAAATCATAAACAACAGAATCAGTATAGTAGGCTGTACTTCTGAATTTATCCGCATTCGTTTTATCACCAAATTTATATCCATCTTTCAAATTAAAAGGTTCATGATTGATCAGGGTAAAAATGGTGGAAAAGAAAGGTTTTTGTTCGGTATCAAAATCATGCAACATACGATTTAGAACCACATGATCATAAACTCCCCATGATGCTCGGTCTGCATCAACGCCAAAACTGGCATTATCAACGACCTTGGGAACTCCATGTGTTAACATGTACGATTTAAAATTGTAAAACTCACTTTGTCCTCCATGATAAAAAGAACCATGATAACCGGCTGTACTCAGTTCCTGACCTATAGCAGGTAGGTTTTCATGCTTATCAATATATTTAATAATACTTTCGGGCCCCTGTGCAGGGAAAGCACTAAAAATACCGATCATTCCCTTATCCGATCGATCTGCAGCAGCATAGATATGATCGAAGAATACACCTTGACCAATCAGTTTTTCAAAGTTTGGTGTAATTCCTTTTTCTCCCCCCATAGATTGAATCAAGTCCCCCACAAAACTTTCTAACATAACTACGACAATATTTGGACGTTTTTCTGTCAGTATGGAGATAGAAGAATCAGGGTTTGCTTCAAAAGCTGGTTTTAAAACGGCTTGTAATTGTGCCTCATCCGCATAAAATGTATAGGGACTTTTTAAACGCGTACTCTTTGAAAAGTAATCTCGTAATAATGCCCATTGTGTATTTACAGCTGCATGATTATAAAAACTTTGTTCAGAATAATACGCTTTGCTTGGGTTTAAAGTTGCCCTTCCATAACCTCCTCGAATAAACGTGAATAATAATAAGGCACCAATAACAAATTTAATTCCATTCTGCCAAGGAGATTTGATATTATAGAAATGTACCTTTTTGAACATCCAACGATATAGAAAATACCCGACAACAATGCCTACGATCATACCAAAAATAGGGAAAAATATGGGGGTAGATTCTGCTGATGCAACAGCTCCGGAAGGTGATGCGAAAAAAGCATCAATAGCACGCTTCGAAATCTTGTCTCCCCATTCTCTATAAATATTGATATTAATAAAGGAAACGACAAAATAAACAACTAATAATACTATAGTATAAATGTCTAGAACCTTTCTTTTGTAATGTACGTTTGGTAAAAATGATAAAATGCAATACAGCAAAAAAGGAATGACACATAGATAAGATACTGCGGAAAAATCCAGGCTAAGCCCATGATAATAGATCTTGAATACCTCAGCAAAGTTTTTAAAACCTATTTTTTCGAAAAAACTAGCTATAAACAGCAATCGGTCGATGAAACATATAATGAGCCAAAATAAGAAGTATTGAGTTAATGCCTTTAACTCATTGGCAATTCTATTCATTTTTAGTAATTATTTAAAACACGCAAATGTACGGTATTTCAATAATATTAGACGGATATGTTATGATAATATTATAAAAATATTATCATATGATAAATTTTATTTCCTTATCATAGTAATCAACCCGCAATAACAATAAAATTCAAGTTATCAATACTTTACAGAAAGGCTGAAACATCCTGCTCATTTTTTCTCCTTCATATTTTACTTATTCTAAATTATGCAGAAAAATCAGAGAAATAGCATTCATTAAATAGAAATATTAAAGTTCAATAAAACAACTAAAATCATTAAATTTGCAAACGATTTTGAAAAAAAATTATCATGAGCATAGCAAAAACTTACAATCCTAAAGAAGCTGAAGACAAATGGTACAGCTATTGGATGGAGAATGGATTTTTCCGTTCGACACCTGACGAGCGTGAACCATATACGATCGTAATACCTCCACCAAATGTCACTGGAGTATTGCACATGGGACATATGTTGAATAATACGATTCAAGATGTATTGATTCGTCGTGCACGTATGCAAGGTAAAAATGCTTGTTGGATACCTGGTACAGATCATGCATCTATTGCCACAGAAGCTAAGGTTGTAGCGATGTTAAAAGAACAAGGAATTGATAAAAAATCATTATCGCGTGAGGATTTTTTAACATATGCTTGGGAATGGAAAGAAAAATATGGGGGTATTATATTAAAACAACTCGAAAAACTAGGTGCTTCTTGTGATTGGGAACGTACAAAGTTTACAATGGATGCCGATCTTTCAGAATCTGTAATCGATACGTTTATCAAATTTTATAAAGAAGGTTATATCTACCGTGGTGTACGGATGGTAAACTGGGATCCTCAGGGAAAAACGGCTTTATCAGATGAAGAGGTTATCCGTAAAGAGGTAAATCAAAAATTATACTATATCCGCTATAAGATCAAAGATTCCGATGAGTTCATCCTGATCGCTACGACTCGTCCAGAGACGATTATGGCAGATGCTGCGATCTGTATTCATCCGAATGATGAACGTTATACGCATTTAAAAGGTAAAACAGCTATCGTTCCTTTAGTAAATCGTGAAATTCCGATCATCGAAGATGAATATGTGGAGATGGAGTTTGGTACAGGTTGTTTAAAAGTAACTCCGGCACATGATTTAAATGACTACGCTTTAGGACAAAAACATAATTTAGAAATCATTGATCTATTGAACGACGATGGTACGCTAAATGCGAATGCACAAATCTTAATCGGAGAAGACCGTTTCATAGCACGTAAAAAAATTGCGAAGTTATTGGAAGAGGTGGATCAAATCGAGAAAGTCGAAGATTACAAATCGCAAGTAGGTTTCTCAGAACGTACTGACGCTGCTATTGAACCTAAATTATCGATGCAATGGTGGTGTAAAATGGATCAATTGGCACAACCTGCACTTGATTATGTTGTGAGTGGAGAGGTGAACCTAATCCCAGATAAATTCACATCCAGCTATAAACATTGGATGGAAAATGTCAAAGATTGGTGTATTTCACGTCAATTATGGTGGGGACAACGTATACCTGCATGGTATAATGAAAAAAACGAATGGGTAGTAGCCAAAACTGAAGCGGAAGCGATTCAAGAATTTGAAGCACAAGGTAAAGTTGTTGAATCCATACGTCAAGAAGATGATGTCTTAGACACTTGGTTTTCTTCCGGCTTGTGGCCTATGTCGGTGTTTGATGGTGTTCGTAATCCTGATAATGAAGATTTCAAGTATTACTACCCAACAAATGATCTGGTAACAGCACCTGAGATTTTATTTTTCTGGGTAGCACGTATGATGATCATGGGTCATGCCTATACAGGAAAAGCTCCTTTCAAAAACGTATACCTAACGGGGATTGTTCGCGATAAGCTAGGTCGTAAAATGTCTAAATCATTAGGCAACTCTCCTGACCCCATTGAATTAATGGGACAGTATGGTACTGATGGTGTTCGTGTAGGGATGTTACTATCATCTCCTGCAGGAAACGACTTGATGTTTGATGTCTCTTATTGTGAGCAAGGTCGTAATTTTGCAAATAAAATTTGGAATGCTTTCCGTTTAGTTAAAGGTTGGGAAACCATTGATAGTCCTGCCACAGAAGCTCAAAAAACAGCTGCTCTGTGGTTTGATAGTAAATTTAATGCCACATTAATAGAGATAGAAGACCACTTTAATCATTATCGTTTATCTGATGCCTTGATGTCTACCTATAAATTGGTGTGGGATGATTTCTGTGCTTGGTATTTAGAATTGGTTAAACCGCCATATCAAGCTCCTATTGAATACGAAACTTTTGAGGTCGTAAAAGATTTTTTCAAACGCATTCTGACTTTGGTTCATCCATTTATGCCTTTTCTATCTGAAGAGTTATGGCATGATGAATTATTTGGAGAACGTGATCCACAAGACTGTATCATCGTAGCAGAATTTCCTACTGTTGG encodes the following:
- the bglX gene encoding beta-glucosidase BglX; translation: MKKWLVTSILTVSTAFTTFAQDHKMDKFILDLMNKMTVEEKIGQLNLVTGGEAVTGTSVSTGVESKIKAGQIGGIFSMSTPSKIRATQELAIKQSRLKIPIIFGMDVIHGYKTLFPIPLGLAATWDIGLIQETARIAATEAAADGINWTFSPMVDISRDPRWGRFSEGSGEDPYLGSRIAEAMVKGYQGDDLKAINTLMACVKHFALYGAAESGRDYNTTDMSLHRMYNEYFPPYKAAIDAGAGTVMTSFNDINGVPATANHWLVTDVLRKQWGFKGMVVTDYTGVNELMAHGLGDLQQVSALSLQAGVDMDMVGEGFLTTLKKSLQEDKVKMADIDRACRNILEAKYKLGLFDDPYRYCNEERAKKEILSADHLQKTREVAGKSFVLLKNDNQTLPLAKKGKVALIGPLGNTGSNMPGTWSVSADLAKTPSLLQGMRDALGKQVDISYTLGSNLLEDATYQERATMFGRTIPRDERDEASLIQEAVEAANHADVVVAALGESSEMSGESSSRTEIGIPAIQQRLLQALLKTGKPVILVLFTGRPLTLTWEQEHVPAILNVWFGGTETGKAVADVLFGDVNPSGKLPATFPKNVGQIPLYYNAKHTGRPLDTTPWFQKFKSNYLDVDNNPLYPFGFGLSYSSFQYDHLNVSRSAFSKGETIQVSVDVQNTGKYDGDEVVQLYIHDLVGSVTRPVKELKGFQKVHFKAGEKKTITFQISENDLKFYNNELQFVCEPGQFEVFIGTNSRDVLKGSFEFKN
- a CDS encoding LTA synthase family protein, which codes for MIKLKGPFAPYVGLVIRFLFLLLIYCFLRLGFYWINHSLFPNISTERLLFMLWGGVKFDLVALLYLNALYILLQIIPAPFKYNLTYQKVAKWIFIVTNAIGIALNLADFAYYPFTLKRTTGTVFDQFAHEENLLKLAFDFCLDYWYLFILFALLVYGLIKLYHLVQVLRPVSFKWTTYSLQSVMFLFAIFLFIGGVRGGWAHSTRPITLSNAGDYVINPEEMNIVLNTPFSLMKTLKAVNLKPIHIYSDQEIAAIYNPIHYPQSKVPFKKMNVVFLILESFAKEHFGELNKDIQGGNYKGFTPFLDSLIREGYTFEHTYANGRKSIDALPSVITGVPSVGEPFVLSVYSGNKTTSIAKLLGDEGYETAFFHGAPNGSMGFSAYMKLAGIQHYFGKNEYNNDADFDGIWGIWDEPFMQFMANKINTFKQPFFASFFSLSSHHPFKVPEKYQGVFPKGELPVQEPIGYTDNALRQFFKTAATMPWYKNTLFVICADHATVSALPEYKTAANSFAIPIILYTPGGELRGRADKLAQQIDIMPTVLNYLNYDKPYFAFGFDALNPTKENFVVNNNAGTYNFYYKDYLLINDGTKNVSLHNLKEDRFMKKDLLNEHPVVLDTMETKFKAFQQQYNNRMIGNKLIYDGH
- a CDS encoding LTA synthase family protein, encoding MNRIANELKALTQYFLFWLIICFIDRLLFIASFFEKIGFKNFAEVFKIYYHGLSLDFSAVSYLCVIPFLLYCILSFLPNVHYKRKVLDIYTIVLLVVYFVVSFININIYREWGDKISKRAIDAFFASPSGAVASAESTPIFFPIFGMIVGIVVGYFLYRWMFKKVHFYNIKSPWQNGIKFVIGALLLFTFIRGGYGRATLNPSKAYYSEQSFYNHAAVNTQWALLRDYFSKSTRLKSPYTFYADEAQLQAVLKPAFEANPDSSISILTEKRPNIVVVMLESFVGDLIQSMGGEKGITPNFEKLIGQGVFFDHIYAAADRSDKGMIGIFSAFPAQGPESIIKYIDKHENLPAIGQELSTAGYHGSFYHGGQSEFYNFKSYMLTHGVPKVVDNASFGVDADRASWGVYDHVVLNRMLHDFDTEQKPFFSTIFTLINHEPFNLKDGYKFGDKTNADKFRSTAYYTDSVVYDFINQAKAKSWYKNTLFVVVADHGHRLPAEKWELSQPNRFHIPLLFFGDVIKPEFRGRKFNRIGNQTDIVATLLHQLNLPSTRYHWSRDLFNPTTPQIAFYNSKDAFGVITPEQVVSFDNVGKIINFKQNSHYSTAKTDSLLNIGKAYYQEVYKEFLKY
- a CDS encoding valine--tRNA ligase, with the protein product MSIAKTYNPKEAEDKWYSYWMENGFFRSTPDEREPYTIVIPPPNVTGVLHMGHMLNNTIQDVLIRRARMQGKNACWIPGTDHASIATEAKVVAMLKEQGIDKKSLSREDFLTYAWEWKEKYGGIILKQLEKLGASCDWERTKFTMDADLSESVIDTFIKFYKEGYIYRGVRMVNWDPQGKTALSDEEVIRKEVNQKLYYIRYKIKDSDEFILIATTRPETIMADAAICIHPNDERYTHLKGKTAIVPLVNREIPIIEDEYVEMEFGTGCLKVTPAHDLNDYALGQKHNLEIIDLLNDDGTLNANAQILIGEDRFIARKKIAKLLEEVDQIEKVEDYKSQVGFSERTDAAIEPKLSMQWWCKMDQLAQPALDYVVSGEVNLIPDKFTSSYKHWMENVKDWCISRQLWWGQRIPAWYNEKNEWVVAKTEAEAIQEFEAQGKVVESIRQEDDVLDTWFSSGLWPMSVFDGVRNPDNEDFKYYYPTNDLVTAPEILFFWVARMMIMGHAYTGKAPFKNVYLTGIVRDKLGRKMSKSLGNSPDPIELMGQYGTDGVRVGMLLSSPAGNDLMFDVSYCEQGRNFANKIWNAFRLVKGWETIDSPATEAQKTAALWFDSKFNATLIEIEDHFNHYRLSDALMSTYKLVWDDFCAWYLELVKPPYQAPIEYETFEVVKDFFKRILTLVHPFMPFLSEELWHDELFGERDPQDCIIVAEFPTVGTIDEKIIKEFTFVQQIISEVRNIRNTKQISPKVALPLAINATEIDFTKYQESIIKLANISSLTFVQEKVTGAISFLAGKDECYIALEENIDVDAERERITKEIDYLQGFLVSVDKKLSNERFVQNAKPEIIQNEQNKKADAESKIKILAESLASLS